A window of the Polypterus senegalus isolate Bchr_013 chromosome 4, ASM1683550v1, whole genome shotgun sequence genome harbors these coding sequences:
- the LOC120528690 gene encoding gastrula zinc finger protein XlCGF49.1-like, which yields MKIHTGEKPHCCSECGKSFSCISYLQKHRRIHTGQKPHCCLESGKSFSRRSNLQSHRRIHTGEKPHCCSECGKSFLKRSHLQKHRGIHTVQNPHCCSECGKSFLRRREFQLHKTIHTGEKPHYCSECGKSFLRSNSLQRHRRIHTGEKPHCCPECGKSFSWRSELHCHQKIHTEQKLHCCPVCGKLFLRRSYLQRHSIIHTGEKPHCCPECGKSFSRRSSLQSHRRIHTG from the coding sequence ATGaagattcacacaggagaaaaacctcattgctgttcagaatgtggtaagtcgttctcatGTATAAGCTATCTTCAGAAACACAGAAGAATCCATACAGGacaaaaacctcattgctgtttaGAATCTGGTAAATCGTTCTCTAGGAGAAGCAATCTTCAGagtcacagaagaatccacacaggagaaaaacctcattgctgttcagaatgtggtaagtcgttcttaAAGAGAAGCCATCTTCAGAAGCACAGAGGAATCCACACAGTACAAAAccctcattgctgttcagaatgtggtaagtcgttcttaAGGAGACGTGAATTTCAGTTGCACAAaacaattcacacaggagaaaaacctcattactgttcagaatgtggtaagtcattcTTAAGGAGTAACagtcttcagaggcacagaagaatacacactggagaaaaacctcattgttgtccagaatgtggtaaatcGTTTTCATGGAGAAGTGAACTTCACTGTCACCAAAAAATTCACACAGAACAAAAACTTCATTGCTGTCCAGTATGTGGTAAATTGTTCTTAAGGAGAAGCTATCTTCAGAGGCACAGTataatccacactggagaaaaacctcattgttgtcccgAATGTGGTAAATCGTTCTCAAGGAGAAGCAGTCTTCAGagtcacagaagaatccacacaggataA